In Archocentrus centrarchus isolate MPI-CPG fArcCen1 chromosome 16, fArcCen1, whole genome shotgun sequence, a single window of DNA contains:
- the LOC115794171 gene encoding protein MTSS 1-like isoform X1, with product MEAVIEKECSALGGLFQTVIADMKSSYPIWEDFISKAGKLQSQLRATVVSVAAFLDAFQKVADLATNSRGGTRDIGSALTRMCMRHRSIEAKLKQFSTGFLEGLINPLQEQMEEWKRGVNTLDKDHAKEYKRARQEIKKKSSDTLKLQKKAKKADNLGRGDIQPQLDSAMQDVSDKYILLEETEKQALRKALIEERQRFCCFVAMLRPIVDEEISMLGEVTHLQTISDDLKALTSDPHKLPPASEQVILDLKGSDYGWSYQTPPSSPSTTLSRKSSMCSSLNSVNSSDSRGSSGSHSHSPSSSSSSSSSHHLFHHHHPRHRYRSSTLPQQTPARLPSISSHDSGFISSSQDQYTSSKSSSPLPAEKKACPISNSSEMSETGLLHSDCSSPSSLAATTAPQHTTDKLSNGFDHYSPGSSPYLHSNGGSLGSMSSTAFPFFPPSSSTSTSCPTRSWSRPASALLPDYPPYCTLGSPMMPSSRVPSWKDWAKPGPYDQPMVNTLRRKKDKETPAVMDSNGTMNSDNSPPSAQTSAPAPAAHQTPSQSALVQEKNRNTSAAVGAPGDIEAQDELTLALSRGLELDTQRSSRDSIQCSSGYSTQTNTPCCSEDTIPSQVSDYDYFSMAGDPESEQQQSDFDKSSTIPRNSDITQSYRRMFQAKRPASTAGLPSSQAPYPGPGAYHTGPYPSTPIHTGAYPSTPTTHYPPTPTGHGPVIVTPGVATIRRTPSSKPSARRSGSVTGAGPIPIRTPVIPVKIPTVPDMPGAVNGNRSVEEMGGREESPSSPTFGGGEDPGTLPMVSWSGQATTNPPSLSNQLIQQHLQSEIRQAGGGDESGEQEEGDMLVAIRKGVKLKRTLTNDRSAPRIA from the exons GTGGCACAAGAGACATTGGATCAGCATTGACCAGGATGTGTATGAGACATCGCAGCATCGAGGCTAAACTCAAACAGTTCTCCAC GGGCTTCCTCGAGGGTCTGATCAACCCTCTGCAAGAACAGATGGAGGAGTGGAAAAGAGGAGTCAACACTTTGGACAAGGACCATGCAAAAG AGTACAAAAGAGCTCGGCAGGAAATTAAGAAGAAGTCCTCGGACACACTGAAACTCCagaagaaagcaaagaaag CTGATAATCTAG gtCGGGGTGATATCCAACCCCAGTTGGACAGCGCCATGCAGGATGTCAGTGACAAATACATTCTGCTGGAAGAGACAGAGAAGCAGGCCCTGAGGAAGGCTCTTatagaggagagacagagattttgctgttttgttgccATGCTGCGGCCTATAGTG GATGAGGAGATTTCTATGTTGGGAGAGGTTACCCACCTCCAGACCATCTCTGATGACCTCAAAGCCTTGACCTCAGACCCTCATAAGCTTCCTCCTGCTAGTGAACAG GTGATCTTGGACTTGAAGGGCTCAGACTATGGTTGGTCATATCAAACTCCGCCCTCATCCCCCAGCACCACATTGTCCAGGAAGTCTAGCATGTGCAG TAGTCTGAACAGCGTTAACAGTAGTGACTCCAGGGGATCCAGTGGCTCTCACTCTcattctccttcctcctcttcttcctcctcttcctcacaccACCTCTTCCACCACCATCACCCTCGCCATCGATACCGCAGCTCCACGCTACCCCAGCAGACCCCAGCTCGGCTTCCTAGCATCTCCTCCCACGACTCGGGCTTCATTTCCTCATCACAAGACCAATACACATCATCCAAGTCATCCTCACCACTGCCAGCTGAAAAAAAG GCTTGTCCCATTTCCAACTCCTCTGAGATGTCAGAGACTGGGCTGCTGCACAGTGACTGCAGCTCCCCTTCTTCACTAGCTGCTACTACTGCACCTCAGCACACTACTGACAAG TTGTCCAATGGTTTCGACCACTACAGCCCAGGCAGTTCCCCGTACCTGCATAGCAACGGGGGAAGTTTGGGCTCAATGTCAAGCACTGCCTTCCCCttcttccctccttcctcctcaaCCTCCACCTCCTGCCCCACTCGTTCATGGTCACGTCCTGCATCAGCCTTGCTGCCAGACTACCCTCCCTACTGCACATTGGGTTCCCCGATGATGCCGTCATCACGAGTCCCCAGCTGGAAG GACTGGGCAAAGCCCGGGCCTTATGACCAGCCTATGGTCAACACACTACGGAGGAAGAAAGACAAGGAAACTCCAGCTGTGATGGACAGTAATGGGACTATGAACAGCGATAACAGCCCTCCCTCTGCCCAGACCTCAGCACCAGCGCCGGCTGCACATCAAACGCCAAGCCAATCAGCATTAGTGCAAGAGAAGAACAGGAATACGTCTGCAGCTGTCGGG GCTCCTGGGGATATTGAGGCCCAGGATGAATTGACTCTGGCCTTATCCAGAGGTCTGGAGCTGGACACCCAGAGGTCGAGTAGAGACTCTATCCAGTGCTCCAGTGGGTACAGCACACAGACCAACACACCCTGCTGCTCTGAAGATACTATACCATCACAAG TGTCAGACTATGACTATTTCTCAATGGCTGGAGACCCAGagtctgagcagcagcagtctgacTTTGATAAGTCCTCCACCATCCCCAGAAACAGTGATATCACTCAGTCCTACAGACGTATGTTCCAGGCCAAACGGCCAGCCTCCACAGCCGGCCTCCCCAGCAGTCAGGCTCCTTATCCAGGCCCGGGGGCCTACCACACAGGGCCTTATCCCTCCACGCCAATCCACACAGGCGCCTATCCATCTACTCCTACTACACACTATCCTCCTACCCCTACAG GCCATGGTCCAGTTATTGTCACCCCTGGAGTTGCCACAATTCGCCGCACACCTTCCTCGAAACCTTCTGCCCGTCGTTCAGGCTCTGTTACAGGTGCAGGCCCCATTCCAATTCGCACTCCTGTTATTCCCGTAAAGATCCCCACGGTGCCTGATATGCCAGGAGCTGTTAATGGGAACAGGAGCGTAGAGGAGATGGGAGGCAGAGAAGAATCTCCCAGTTCTCCAACATTTGGAGGAGGGGAGGATCCCGGCACGTTACCGATGGTGTCCTGGAGCGGTCAGGCCACAACTAACCCTCCCAGTCTATCCAACCAGCTGATCCAGCAGCACCTTCAGAGTGAGATCAGACAGGCGGGAGGTGGAGATGAGTCAGGAGAACAAGAAGAAGGAGACATGCTGGTGGCCATCCGCAAAGGGGTCAAGCTCAAGAGAACCTTGACCAACGATCGCTCTGCACCACGCATTGCATGA
- the LOC115794171 gene encoding protein MTSS 1-like isoform X6, with protein MEAVIEKECSALGGLFQTVIADMKSSYPIWEDFISKAGKLQSQLRATVVSVAAFLDAFQKVADLATNSRGGTRDIGSALTRMCMRHRSIEAKLKQFSTGFLEGLINPLQEQMEEWKRGVNTLDKDHAKEYKRARQEIKKKSSDTLKLQKKAKKADNLGRGDIQPQLDSAMQDVSDKYILLEETEKQALRKALIEERQRFCCFVAMLRPIVDEEISMLGEVTHLQTISDDLKALTSDPHKLPPASEQVILDLKGSDYGWSYQTPPSSPSTTLSRKSSMCSSTLPQQTPARLPSISSHDSGFISSSQDQYTSSKSSSPLPAEKKACPISNSSEMSETGLLHSDCSSPSSLAATTAPQHTTDKLSNGFDHYSPGSSPYLHSNGGSLGSMSSTAFPFFPPSSSTSTSCPTRSWSRPASALLPDYPPYCTLGSPMMPSSRVPSWKDWAKPGPYDQPMVNTLRRKKDKETPAVMDSNGTMNSDNSPPSAQTSAPAPAAHQTPSQSALVQEKNRNTSAAVGAPGDIEAQDELTLALSRGLELDTQRSSRDSIQCSSGYSTQTNTPCCSEDTIPSQVSDYDYFSMAGDPESEQQQSDFDKSSTIPRNSDITQSYRRMFQAKRPASTAGLPSSQAPYPGPGAYHTGPYPSTPIHTGAYPSTPTTHYPPTPTGHGPVIVTPGVATIRRTPSSKPSARRSGSVTGAGPIPIRTPVIPVKIPTVPDMPGAVNGNRSVEEMGGREESPSSPTFGGGEDPGTLPMVSWSGQATTNPPSLSNQLIQQHLQSEIRQAGGGDESGEQEEGDMLVAIRKGVKLKRTLTNDRSAPRIA; from the exons GTGGCACAAGAGACATTGGATCAGCATTGACCAGGATGTGTATGAGACATCGCAGCATCGAGGCTAAACTCAAACAGTTCTCCAC GGGCTTCCTCGAGGGTCTGATCAACCCTCTGCAAGAACAGATGGAGGAGTGGAAAAGAGGAGTCAACACTTTGGACAAGGACCATGCAAAAG AGTACAAAAGAGCTCGGCAGGAAATTAAGAAGAAGTCCTCGGACACACTGAAACTCCagaagaaagcaaagaaag CTGATAATCTAG gtCGGGGTGATATCCAACCCCAGTTGGACAGCGCCATGCAGGATGTCAGTGACAAATACATTCTGCTGGAAGAGACAGAGAAGCAGGCCCTGAGGAAGGCTCTTatagaggagagacagagattttgctgttttgttgccATGCTGCGGCCTATAGTG GATGAGGAGATTTCTATGTTGGGAGAGGTTACCCACCTCCAGACCATCTCTGATGACCTCAAAGCCTTGACCTCAGACCCTCATAAGCTTCCTCCTGCTAGTGAACAG GTGATCTTGGACTTGAAGGGCTCAGACTATGGTTGGTCATATCAAACTCCGCCCTCATCCCCCAGCACCACATTGTCCAGGAAGTCTAGCATGTGCAG CTCCACGCTACCCCAGCAGACCCCAGCTCGGCTTCCTAGCATCTCCTCCCACGACTCGGGCTTCATTTCCTCATCACAAGACCAATACACATCATCCAAGTCATCCTCACCACTGCCAGCTGAAAAAAAG GCTTGTCCCATTTCCAACTCCTCTGAGATGTCAGAGACTGGGCTGCTGCACAGTGACTGCAGCTCCCCTTCTTCACTAGCTGCTACTACTGCACCTCAGCACACTACTGACAAG TTGTCCAATGGTTTCGACCACTACAGCCCAGGCAGTTCCCCGTACCTGCATAGCAACGGGGGAAGTTTGGGCTCAATGTCAAGCACTGCCTTCCCCttcttccctccttcctcctcaaCCTCCACCTCCTGCCCCACTCGTTCATGGTCACGTCCTGCATCAGCCTTGCTGCCAGACTACCCTCCCTACTGCACATTGGGTTCCCCGATGATGCCGTCATCACGAGTCCCCAGCTGGAAG GACTGGGCAAAGCCCGGGCCTTATGACCAGCCTATGGTCAACACACTACGGAGGAAGAAAGACAAGGAAACTCCAGCTGTGATGGACAGTAATGGGACTATGAACAGCGATAACAGCCCTCCCTCTGCCCAGACCTCAGCACCAGCGCCGGCTGCACATCAAACGCCAAGCCAATCAGCATTAGTGCAAGAGAAGAACAGGAATACGTCTGCAGCTGTCGGG GCTCCTGGGGATATTGAGGCCCAGGATGAATTGACTCTGGCCTTATCCAGAGGTCTGGAGCTGGACACCCAGAGGTCGAGTAGAGACTCTATCCAGTGCTCCAGTGGGTACAGCACACAGACCAACACACCCTGCTGCTCTGAAGATACTATACCATCACAAG TGTCAGACTATGACTATTTCTCAATGGCTGGAGACCCAGagtctgagcagcagcagtctgacTTTGATAAGTCCTCCACCATCCCCAGAAACAGTGATATCACTCAGTCCTACAGACGTATGTTCCAGGCCAAACGGCCAGCCTCCACAGCCGGCCTCCCCAGCAGTCAGGCTCCTTATCCAGGCCCGGGGGCCTACCACACAGGGCCTTATCCCTCCACGCCAATCCACACAGGCGCCTATCCATCTACTCCTACTACACACTATCCTCCTACCCCTACAG GCCATGGTCCAGTTATTGTCACCCCTGGAGTTGCCACAATTCGCCGCACACCTTCCTCGAAACCTTCTGCCCGTCGTTCAGGCTCTGTTACAGGTGCAGGCCCCATTCCAATTCGCACTCCTGTTATTCCCGTAAAGATCCCCACGGTGCCTGATATGCCAGGAGCTGTTAATGGGAACAGGAGCGTAGAGGAGATGGGAGGCAGAGAAGAATCTCCCAGTTCTCCAACATTTGGAGGAGGGGAGGATCCCGGCACGTTACCGATGGTGTCCTGGAGCGGTCAGGCCACAACTAACCCTCCCAGTCTATCCAACCAGCTGATCCAGCAGCACCTTCAGAGTGAGATCAGACAGGCGGGAGGTGGAGATGAGTCAGGAGAACAAGAAGAAGGAGACATGCTGGTGGCCATCCGCAAAGGGGTCAAGCTCAAGAGAACCTTGACCAACGATCGCTCTGCACCACGCATTGCATGA
- the LOC115794171 gene encoding protein MTSS 1-like isoform X3: MEAVIEKECSALGGLFQTVIADMKSSYPIWEDFISKAGKLQSQLRATVVSVAAFLDAFQKVADLATNSRGGTRDIGSALTRMCMRHRSIEAKLKQFSTGFLEGLINPLQEQMEEWKRGVNTLDKDHAKEYKRARQEIKKKSSDTLKLQKKAKKGRGDIQPQLDSAMQDVSDKYILLEETEKQALRKALIEERQRFCCFVAMLRPIVDEEISMLGEVTHLQTISDDLKALTSDPHKLPPASEQVILDLKGSDYGWSYQTPPSSPSTTLSRKSSMCSSLNSVNSSDSRGSSGSHSHSPSSSSSSSSSHHLFHHHHPRHRYRSSTLPQQTPARLPSISSHDSGFISSSQDQYTSSKSSSPLPAEKKACPISNSSEMSETGLLHSDCSSPSSLAATTAPQHTTDKLSNGFDHYSPGSSPYLHSNGGSLGSMSSTAFPFFPPSSSTSTSCPTRSWSRPASALLPDYPPYCTLGSPMMPSSRVPSWKDWAKPGPYDQPMVNTLRRKKDKETPAVMDSNGTMNSDNSPPSAQTSAPAPAAHQTPSQSALVQEKNRNTSAAVGAPGDIEAQDELTLALSRGLELDTQRSSRDSIQCSSGYSTQTNTPCCSEDTIPSQVSDYDYFSMAGDPESEQQQSDFDKSSTIPRNSDITQSYRRMFQAKRPASTAGLPSSQAPYPGPGAYHTGPYPSTPIHTGAYPSTPTTHYPPTPTGHGPVIVTPGVATIRRTPSSKPSARRSGSVTGAGPIPIRTPVIPVKIPTVPDMPGAVNGNRSVEEMGGREESPSSPTFGGGEDPGTLPMVSWSGQATTNPPSLSNQLIQQHLQSEIRQAGGGDESGEQEEGDMLVAIRKGVKLKRTLTNDRSAPRIA, from the exons GTGGCACAAGAGACATTGGATCAGCATTGACCAGGATGTGTATGAGACATCGCAGCATCGAGGCTAAACTCAAACAGTTCTCCAC GGGCTTCCTCGAGGGTCTGATCAACCCTCTGCAAGAACAGATGGAGGAGTGGAAAAGAGGAGTCAACACTTTGGACAAGGACCATGCAAAAG AGTACAAAAGAGCTCGGCAGGAAATTAAGAAGAAGTCCTCGGACACACTGAAACTCCagaagaaagcaaagaaag gtCGGGGTGATATCCAACCCCAGTTGGACAGCGCCATGCAGGATGTCAGTGACAAATACATTCTGCTGGAAGAGACAGAGAAGCAGGCCCTGAGGAAGGCTCTTatagaggagagacagagattttgctgttttgttgccATGCTGCGGCCTATAGTG GATGAGGAGATTTCTATGTTGGGAGAGGTTACCCACCTCCAGACCATCTCTGATGACCTCAAAGCCTTGACCTCAGACCCTCATAAGCTTCCTCCTGCTAGTGAACAG GTGATCTTGGACTTGAAGGGCTCAGACTATGGTTGGTCATATCAAACTCCGCCCTCATCCCCCAGCACCACATTGTCCAGGAAGTCTAGCATGTGCAG TAGTCTGAACAGCGTTAACAGTAGTGACTCCAGGGGATCCAGTGGCTCTCACTCTcattctccttcctcctcttcttcctcctcttcctcacaccACCTCTTCCACCACCATCACCCTCGCCATCGATACCGCAGCTCCACGCTACCCCAGCAGACCCCAGCTCGGCTTCCTAGCATCTCCTCCCACGACTCGGGCTTCATTTCCTCATCACAAGACCAATACACATCATCCAAGTCATCCTCACCACTGCCAGCTGAAAAAAAG GCTTGTCCCATTTCCAACTCCTCTGAGATGTCAGAGACTGGGCTGCTGCACAGTGACTGCAGCTCCCCTTCTTCACTAGCTGCTACTACTGCACCTCAGCACACTACTGACAAG TTGTCCAATGGTTTCGACCACTACAGCCCAGGCAGTTCCCCGTACCTGCATAGCAACGGGGGAAGTTTGGGCTCAATGTCAAGCACTGCCTTCCCCttcttccctccttcctcctcaaCCTCCACCTCCTGCCCCACTCGTTCATGGTCACGTCCTGCATCAGCCTTGCTGCCAGACTACCCTCCCTACTGCACATTGGGTTCCCCGATGATGCCGTCATCACGAGTCCCCAGCTGGAAG GACTGGGCAAAGCCCGGGCCTTATGACCAGCCTATGGTCAACACACTACGGAGGAAGAAAGACAAGGAAACTCCAGCTGTGATGGACAGTAATGGGACTATGAACAGCGATAACAGCCCTCCCTCTGCCCAGACCTCAGCACCAGCGCCGGCTGCACATCAAACGCCAAGCCAATCAGCATTAGTGCAAGAGAAGAACAGGAATACGTCTGCAGCTGTCGGG GCTCCTGGGGATATTGAGGCCCAGGATGAATTGACTCTGGCCTTATCCAGAGGTCTGGAGCTGGACACCCAGAGGTCGAGTAGAGACTCTATCCAGTGCTCCAGTGGGTACAGCACACAGACCAACACACCCTGCTGCTCTGAAGATACTATACCATCACAAG TGTCAGACTATGACTATTTCTCAATGGCTGGAGACCCAGagtctgagcagcagcagtctgacTTTGATAAGTCCTCCACCATCCCCAGAAACAGTGATATCACTCAGTCCTACAGACGTATGTTCCAGGCCAAACGGCCAGCCTCCACAGCCGGCCTCCCCAGCAGTCAGGCTCCTTATCCAGGCCCGGGGGCCTACCACACAGGGCCTTATCCCTCCACGCCAATCCACACAGGCGCCTATCCATCTACTCCTACTACACACTATCCTCCTACCCCTACAG GCCATGGTCCAGTTATTGTCACCCCTGGAGTTGCCACAATTCGCCGCACACCTTCCTCGAAACCTTCTGCCCGTCGTTCAGGCTCTGTTACAGGTGCAGGCCCCATTCCAATTCGCACTCCTGTTATTCCCGTAAAGATCCCCACGGTGCCTGATATGCCAGGAGCTGTTAATGGGAACAGGAGCGTAGAGGAGATGGGAGGCAGAGAAGAATCTCCCAGTTCTCCAACATTTGGAGGAGGGGAGGATCCCGGCACGTTACCGATGGTGTCCTGGAGCGGTCAGGCCACAACTAACCCTCCCAGTCTATCCAACCAGCTGATCCAGCAGCACCTTCAGAGTGAGATCAGACAGGCGGGAGGTGGAGATGAGTCAGGAGAACAAGAAGAAGGAGACATGCTGGTGGCCATCCGCAAAGGGGTCAAGCTCAAGAGAACCTTGACCAACGATCGCTCTGCACCACGCATTGCATGA
- the LOC115794171 gene encoding protein MTSS 1-like isoform X4 translates to MEAVIEKECSALGGLFQTVIADMKSSYPIWEDFISKAGKLQSQLRATVVSVAAFLDAFQKVADLATNSRGGTRDIGSALTRMCMRHRSIEAKLKQFSTGFLEGLINPLQEQMEEWKRGVNTLDKDHAKEYKRARQEIKKKSSDTLKLQKKAKKADNLGRGDIQPQLDSAMQDVSDKYILLEETEKQALRKALIEERQRFCCFVAMLRPIVDEEISMLGEVTHLQTISDDLKALTSDPHKLPPASEQVILDLKGSDYGWSYQTPPSSPSTTLSRKSSMCSSLNSVNSSDSRGSSGSHSHSPSSSSSSSSSHHLFHHHHPRHRYRSSTLPQQTPARLPSISSHDSGFISSSQDQYTSSKSSSPLPAEKKLSNGFDHYSPGSSPYLHSNGGSLGSMSSTAFPFFPPSSSTSTSCPTRSWSRPASALLPDYPPYCTLGSPMMPSSRVPSWKDWAKPGPYDQPMVNTLRRKKDKETPAVMDSNGTMNSDNSPPSAQTSAPAPAAHQTPSQSALVQEKNRNTSAAVGAPGDIEAQDELTLALSRGLELDTQRSSRDSIQCSSGYSTQTNTPCCSEDTIPSQVSDYDYFSMAGDPESEQQQSDFDKSSTIPRNSDITQSYRRMFQAKRPASTAGLPSSQAPYPGPGAYHTGPYPSTPIHTGAYPSTPTTHYPPTPTGHGPVIVTPGVATIRRTPSSKPSARRSGSVTGAGPIPIRTPVIPVKIPTVPDMPGAVNGNRSVEEMGGREESPSSPTFGGGEDPGTLPMVSWSGQATTNPPSLSNQLIQQHLQSEIRQAGGGDESGEQEEGDMLVAIRKGVKLKRTLTNDRSAPRIA, encoded by the exons GTGGCACAAGAGACATTGGATCAGCATTGACCAGGATGTGTATGAGACATCGCAGCATCGAGGCTAAACTCAAACAGTTCTCCAC GGGCTTCCTCGAGGGTCTGATCAACCCTCTGCAAGAACAGATGGAGGAGTGGAAAAGAGGAGTCAACACTTTGGACAAGGACCATGCAAAAG AGTACAAAAGAGCTCGGCAGGAAATTAAGAAGAAGTCCTCGGACACACTGAAACTCCagaagaaagcaaagaaag CTGATAATCTAG gtCGGGGTGATATCCAACCCCAGTTGGACAGCGCCATGCAGGATGTCAGTGACAAATACATTCTGCTGGAAGAGACAGAGAAGCAGGCCCTGAGGAAGGCTCTTatagaggagagacagagattttgctgttttgttgccATGCTGCGGCCTATAGTG GATGAGGAGATTTCTATGTTGGGAGAGGTTACCCACCTCCAGACCATCTCTGATGACCTCAAAGCCTTGACCTCAGACCCTCATAAGCTTCCTCCTGCTAGTGAACAG GTGATCTTGGACTTGAAGGGCTCAGACTATGGTTGGTCATATCAAACTCCGCCCTCATCCCCCAGCACCACATTGTCCAGGAAGTCTAGCATGTGCAG TAGTCTGAACAGCGTTAACAGTAGTGACTCCAGGGGATCCAGTGGCTCTCACTCTcattctccttcctcctcttcttcctcctcttcctcacaccACCTCTTCCACCACCATCACCCTCGCCATCGATACCGCAGCTCCACGCTACCCCAGCAGACCCCAGCTCGGCTTCCTAGCATCTCCTCCCACGACTCGGGCTTCATTTCCTCATCACAAGACCAATACACATCATCCAAGTCATCCTCACCACTGCCAGCTGAAAAAAAG TTGTCCAATGGTTTCGACCACTACAGCCCAGGCAGTTCCCCGTACCTGCATAGCAACGGGGGAAGTTTGGGCTCAATGTCAAGCACTGCCTTCCCCttcttccctccttcctcctcaaCCTCCACCTCCTGCCCCACTCGTTCATGGTCACGTCCTGCATCAGCCTTGCTGCCAGACTACCCTCCCTACTGCACATTGGGTTCCCCGATGATGCCGTCATCACGAGTCCCCAGCTGGAAG GACTGGGCAAAGCCCGGGCCTTATGACCAGCCTATGGTCAACACACTACGGAGGAAGAAAGACAAGGAAACTCCAGCTGTGATGGACAGTAATGGGACTATGAACAGCGATAACAGCCCTCCCTCTGCCCAGACCTCAGCACCAGCGCCGGCTGCACATCAAACGCCAAGCCAATCAGCATTAGTGCAAGAGAAGAACAGGAATACGTCTGCAGCTGTCGGG GCTCCTGGGGATATTGAGGCCCAGGATGAATTGACTCTGGCCTTATCCAGAGGTCTGGAGCTGGACACCCAGAGGTCGAGTAGAGACTCTATCCAGTGCTCCAGTGGGTACAGCACACAGACCAACACACCCTGCTGCTCTGAAGATACTATACCATCACAAG TGTCAGACTATGACTATTTCTCAATGGCTGGAGACCCAGagtctgagcagcagcagtctgacTTTGATAAGTCCTCCACCATCCCCAGAAACAGTGATATCACTCAGTCCTACAGACGTATGTTCCAGGCCAAACGGCCAGCCTCCACAGCCGGCCTCCCCAGCAGTCAGGCTCCTTATCCAGGCCCGGGGGCCTACCACACAGGGCCTTATCCCTCCACGCCAATCCACACAGGCGCCTATCCATCTACTCCTACTACACACTATCCTCCTACCCCTACAG GCCATGGTCCAGTTATTGTCACCCCTGGAGTTGCCACAATTCGCCGCACACCTTCCTCGAAACCTTCTGCCCGTCGTTCAGGCTCTGTTACAGGTGCAGGCCCCATTCCAATTCGCACTCCTGTTATTCCCGTAAAGATCCCCACGGTGCCTGATATGCCAGGAGCTGTTAATGGGAACAGGAGCGTAGAGGAGATGGGAGGCAGAGAAGAATCTCCCAGTTCTCCAACATTTGGAGGAGGGGAGGATCCCGGCACGTTACCGATGGTGTCCTGGAGCGGTCAGGCCACAACTAACCCTCCCAGTCTATCCAACCAGCTGATCCAGCAGCACCTTCAGAGTGAGATCAGACAGGCGGGAGGTGGAGATGAGTCAGGAGAACAAGAAGAAGGAGACATGCTGGTGGCCATCCGCAAAGGGGTCAAGCTCAAGAGAACCTTGACCAACGATCGCTCTGCACCACGCATTGCATGA